The following coding sequences lie in one Streptomyces xiamenensis genomic window:
- a CDS encoding sensor histidine kinase, which yields MTQQEAPAPPLSPELARRMPRLLAAMTSLGGDVELPTLLERIVGTAAELAGARYAALAVLTDDGERVGEFVTHGRDPGIPGRDQLLSELLERGGRPLQRAEPDGNAPMIGVPILVHGAGFGGLYLADKPGGEPFTPEDLQMLRILATEAGIAVGNARLYEAVRQQARWMDGSVELSASLLAEDVDNALAVVAEQARRLADADAGLVLVPTEEPGTVLEVVAASASPGGPPLIGSALPVDAETVAGLLSGEPVFIDDAATDPRLTAPRFAEHFGPCMLLPLTSGDKTLGALGLPRAPGADVYSVPERAMATQFAQQAALALVLAQARSDREALAVYEDRDRIARDLHDLVIQRLFAVGMLLEGARRAAPEGASQDTDERLAKAVSELDATIQEIRTTIFALQQHPDEAHAGLRTRVLRETGTAAQGLGFAPSVSFTGPVDTRVGEGVAQNLVAALREALSNAARHARAGRVEVTVDATVTLPDGREAVRLTVADDGVGLPPEGAPRYSGLRNLTDRATALGGSADLGPGLFDRGLALVWQVPL from the coding sequence ATGACACAGCAGGAGGCACCCGCGCCACCGCTCAGCCCGGAGCTGGCCCGCCGGATGCCCCGGCTGCTCGCCGCCATGACCTCTCTGGGCGGCGATGTGGAGCTGCCCACCCTGCTGGAGCGGATCGTGGGCACCGCCGCCGAACTGGCCGGCGCCCGGTACGCCGCGCTGGCCGTGCTGACCGACGACGGCGAACGCGTCGGCGAGTTCGTCACCCACGGCCGTGACCCCGGCATCCCCGGCCGCGACCAGCTCCTGTCCGAACTGCTGGAACGCGGCGGCCGGCCCCTGCAGCGCGCGGAGCCCGACGGCAACGCCCCCATGATCGGCGTCCCCATCCTGGTGCACGGGGCCGGCTTCGGCGGCCTCTATCTGGCGGACAAGCCCGGCGGGGAGCCGTTCACTCCCGAGGACCTCCAGATGCTCCGCATCCTGGCCACCGAGGCGGGCATCGCGGTCGGCAACGCCCGGCTGTACGAGGCGGTGCGCCAGCAGGCCCGCTGGATGGACGGCAGCGTGGAACTGTCCGCCTCGCTGCTGGCCGAGGACGTGGACAACGCGCTCGCGGTCGTCGCCGAGCAGGCCAGACGGCTCGCCGACGCCGACGCGGGACTGGTGCTGGTACCCACCGAAGAACCCGGGACGGTCCTGGAGGTGGTCGCCGCCAGCGCCTCACCCGGCGGCCCGCCGCTGATCGGCAGCGCGCTGCCCGTCGACGCCGAGACCGTCGCCGGCCTGCTCTCCGGCGAACCCGTCTTCATCGACGACGCCGCCACCGACCCCCGGCTCACCGCCCCCCGCTTCGCAGAGCACTTCGGCCCCTGCATGCTGCTGCCGCTCACCAGCGGCGACAAGACCCTGGGCGCCCTCGGCCTGCCCCGGGCCCCCGGCGCCGACGTCTACTCCGTACCCGAGCGGGCGATGGCCACCCAGTTCGCGCAGCAGGCGGCGCTCGCCCTGGTGCTGGCACAGGCCCGTTCGGACCGCGAGGCGCTGGCGGTGTACGAGGACCGCGACCGGATCGCCCGCGACCTGCACGATCTGGTGATCCAGCGGCTCTTCGCGGTCGGCATGCTGCTGGAGGGAGCCCGGCGCGCCGCACCCGAGGGGGCCTCCCAGGACACCGACGAACGGCTGGCCAAGGCGGTCTCGGAACTCGACGCGACCATCCAGGAGATCCGCACCACCATCTTCGCGCTCCAGCAGCACCCGGACGAGGCGCACGCCGGACTGCGCACCCGGGTGCTGCGGGAGACCGGCACCGCCGCCCAGGGGCTGGGTTTCGCGCCGTCGGTGTCCTTCACCGGGCCGGTGGACACCCGGGTGGGGGAGGGCGTCGCGCAGAACCTGGTCGCCGCGCTGCGCGAGGCGCTGTCGAACGCGGCCCGGCACGCGCGGGCCGGCCGGGTGGAGGTGACGGTGGACGCCACCGTCACCCTGCCGGACGGCCGGGAGGCGGTCCGGCTGACGGTCGCGGACGACGGCGTCGGCCTCCCGCCCGAGGGCGCCCCCCGGTACAGCGGGCTGCGCAATCTGACCGACCGGGCCACCGCGCTGGGCGGCTCGGCCGACCTCGGCCCGGGCCTGTTCGACCGGGGCCTCGCCCTGGTGTGGCAGGTGCCGCTGTGA
- a CDS encoding SDR family NAD(P)-dependent oxidoreductase — MVSGRTVVVSGGGTGIGLATAEAFARGGDTPVLIGRRADVLERAAERIDGAVPVPADLTDPEQVARASAVIGERFGTVDVLIHNAGGLAPAPPGDGSDPLVAAAHEWTESFRINTLTAVLLTEALRDRLASPGGRVLFLSSIAALRGSGAGGYGGSKAALHPYAFDLARRFGPRGITVNVVAPGLIDDTEFFGGGLSEERRRARVAETLNGRAGEPGDVAQTLLWLASHAAGHITAQVIQVNGGAERGR, encoded by the coding sequence ATGGTGAGCGGGCGCACAGTGGTGGTCAGCGGCGGCGGCACGGGCATCGGCCTGGCCACGGCGGAGGCGTTCGCACGCGGGGGCGACACCCCGGTACTGATCGGGCGCCGCGCGGACGTACTGGAACGGGCGGCGGAGCGGATCGACGGGGCGGTGCCGGTACCGGCCGACCTGACGGACCCGGAGCAGGTGGCGCGGGCCTCCGCGGTGATCGGGGAACGGTTCGGCACGGTGGACGTGCTGATCCACAACGCGGGCGGGCTCGCCCCGGCTCCTCCCGGTGACGGGAGCGACCCGCTGGTGGCGGCGGCCCACGAGTGGACCGAGTCCTTCCGGATCAACACGCTGACGGCGGTGCTGCTGACCGAGGCCCTGCGGGACCGGCTGGCCTCACCGGGCGGACGGGTGCTGTTCCTGTCCTCGATCGCCGCCCTGCGCGGCTCGGGGGCCGGCGGCTACGGCGGCAGCAAGGCGGCCCTGCACCCCTACGCCTTCGACCTGGCACGGCGGTTCGGACCGCGCGGCATCACGGTCAATGTGGTGGCGCCGGGGCTGATCGACGACACGGAGTTCTTCGGCGGCGGCCTGTCGGAGGAACGGCGCCGGGCACGGGTGGCCGAGACCCTCAACGGCCGGGCGGGCGAGCCCGGTGATGTGGCGCAGACCCTGCTCTGGCTGGCCTCGCACGCGGCCGGGCACATCACCGCCCAGGTCATTCAGGTCAACGGCGGTGCGGAGCGCGGTCGTTAG
- a CDS encoding SAM-dependent methyltransferase has protein sequence MSDEVIPGIDLSRPSIARTYDYLIGGKDNYAVDREFGDEFIVKLPGAVQIAIDNRQALVRAVGDIAATTRIRQFIDFGSGLPTADNVHQVAERHAPEARVVYVDNDPIVLAHGRALLAENEHTVVIQADLRRPRAIREDPALLRLIDFDRPVGVILSAVLHHLNDDEDPYGVMRFWREAVPSGSHFFISHFRSRRDPESAKLEGLLQGSLGRGRWRTDEEIAALFEGLDILEPGIRPAAEWRPALEHRSSLTVWQQLLVAGLAVKP, from the coding sequence ATGAGCGACGAGGTCATCCCGGGGATCGACCTGAGCCGGCCCAGCATCGCGCGGACCTACGACTACCTCATCGGCGGCAAGGACAACTACGCCGTGGACCGGGAGTTCGGCGACGAGTTCATCGTGAAGCTGCCCGGCGCCGTCCAGATCGCCATCGACAACCGGCAGGCACTGGTGCGGGCTGTCGGGGACATCGCCGCTACGACGCGGATCCGGCAGTTCATCGACTTCGGCAGCGGCCTGCCCACCGCCGACAACGTGCACCAGGTCGCCGAGCGGCACGCCCCCGAGGCGCGCGTGGTGTACGTCGACAACGACCCCATCGTGCTCGCCCACGGCCGGGCGCTGCTCGCGGAGAACGAGCACACCGTCGTGATCCAGGCAGACCTGCGCCGTCCCCGCGCCATAAGGGAGGACCCCGCCCTCCTGCGGCTCATAGATTTCGACCGGCCGGTCGGCGTCATTCTCTCCGCCGTGCTCCATCACCTCAACGACGACGAGGACCCGTACGGCGTCATGCGGTTCTGGCGGGAGGCGGTGCCCTCCGGCAGCCACTTCTTCATCAGCCACTTCCGCAGCCGCCGCGACCCGGAGTCGGCGAAGCTGGAAGGGCTGCTCCAGGGCTCGCTCGGCCGGGGCCGCTGGCGCACGGACGAGGAGATAGCCGCGCTGTTCGAGGGCCTGGACATCCTGGAGCCCGGCATCCGGCCCGCCGCCGAGTGGCGGCCCGCGCTGGAGCACCGCTCGTCGCTGACCGTCTGGCAGCAGCTGCTGGTCGCCGGCCTGGCGGTCAAGCCCTAA
- a CDS encoding BRO-N domain-containing protein, with amino-acid sequence MNDQQRQPVPRHDAIDIGDFVFAATGARVRRLTTPEGEHWFPAADVCRELGYTTTRKALNDHVPERFRQPLETVTGGHSSRKIAGQNWRRNLQMVNLQGLLLLVTGCTKPACGPFKEWMLDVIVTIQREGSYSLPAAELQPAAPGATVVYAVPPQVADAIVRLEERALRDDAALAALQREANAARREMADALRSVADVLGGIRDRLGPAPAPRVPRQRTAPHAQGRGAEELLAGWRERLTVTDDVWAVAVLLAPALVTDGQVNWSVDEIAARTGLSSARVHDSLRFLLRRHCIRQIGILHNAPVYALH; translated from the coding sequence ATGAATGATCAGCAGCGTCAGCCGGTCCCGCGCCACGACGCCATCGACATCGGCGACTTCGTCTTCGCGGCGACCGGCGCCCGCGTCCGGCGGCTGACCACCCCGGAGGGCGAGCACTGGTTCCCGGCGGCAGACGTGTGCCGGGAGCTGGGGTACACCACGACGCGCAAGGCCCTGAACGATCACGTTCCCGAGCGGTTCCGCCAGCCGCTGGAAACTGTGACTGGAGGTCACAGTTCTCGCAAAATCGCAGGTCAGAACTGGCGGAGGAATTTGCAGATGGTGAACCTCCAGGGGCTGTTGCTCCTGGTGACCGGCTGCACCAAGCCCGCCTGCGGGCCCTTCAAGGAGTGGATGCTCGACGTCATCGTCACCATCCAGCGCGAGGGTTCCTACTCCCTGCCCGCCGCCGAGCTCCAGCCCGCCGCCCCCGGGGCCACCGTCGTGTACGCCGTGCCACCCCAGGTCGCCGACGCGATCGTGCGGCTGGAGGAGCGCGCCCTGCGCGATGACGCGGCGCTCGCCGCCCTGCAGCGCGAGGCGAACGCCGCACGGCGGGAGATGGCGGATGCCCTGCGGTCCGTCGCCGACGTGCTCGGCGGCATCCGTGACCGGCTCGGCCCCGCACCGGCACCGCGGGTGCCCCGGCAGCGTACGGCGCCCCACGCGCAGGGGCGGGGCGCCGAGGAACTGCTGGCCGGCTGGCGGGAGCGGCTCACGGTCACCGACGACGTGTGGGCCGTCGCCGTGCTGCTCGCCCCCGCCCTCGTCACCGACGGCCAGGTCAACTGGTCCGTCGACGAGATCGCGGCCCGCACCGGCCTCAGCTCGGCCCGGGTGCACGACAGTCTGCGCTTTCTGCTCAGGCGGCACTGCATCCGCCAGATCGGCATTCTGCACAACGCACCCGTGTACGCGCTGCACTGA
- the thiC gene encoding phosphomethylpyrimidine synthase ThiC encodes MTKQDTRVLGSHKGYVTGSRPDLRVPVRRVHLTDGRDVTLYDTSGPYTDPEVTTDVRRGLPPLRAGWLAERAARRRPADGLTQLAYARRGEITEEMEYVAIREDRAPEFVREEIAAGRAVLPANVNHPEAEPMIIGKNFLVKVNANIGNSAVTSSIEEEVEKMRWATRWGADTIMDLSTGKDIHTTREWVLRNSPVPVGTVPLYQALEKTGGRAEELSWEIFRDTVIEQAEQGVDYMTVHAGVLLRYVPLTARRTTGIVSRGGSIMAAWCLAHHEESFLYTHFAELCEILRAYDITFSLGDGLRPGSIADANDEAQFAELRTLGELNRIAKSHDVQTMIEGPGHVPMHKIKENVDLQQEICGEAPFYTLGPLTTDIAPAYDHITSAIGAAMIGWWGTAMLCYVTPKEHLGLPDRDDVKTGVITYKIAAHAADLAKGHPGAQRWDDALSQARFEFRWEDQFNLALDPDTARAFHDETLPAEPAKTAHFCSMCGPKFCSMKISHDIRAEMDRKSEEFAQAGNRVYLPLAETDGS; translated from the coding sequence ATGACCAAGCAGGACACACGTGTGCTCGGATCGCACAAGGGATATGTCACGGGATCGCGCCCGGACTTGCGGGTGCCGGTGCGGCGCGTGCACCTCACCGACGGGCGGGACGTGACGCTGTACGACACCTCGGGTCCGTACACCGACCCGGAGGTCACCACGGACGTACGGCGCGGACTGCCGCCGCTGCGCGCCGGATGGCTGGCCGAGCGCGCGGCGCGCCGGCGCCCCGCGGACGGGCTGACGCAGCTGGCGTACGCCAGGCGCGGGGAGATCACCGAGGAAATGGAGTACGTGGCGATCCGGGAGGACCGCGCCCCTGAGTTCGTGCGCGAGGAGATCGCGGCGGGCCGGGCGGTGCTGCCGGCCAACGTGAACCACCCGGAGGCCGAGCCGATGATCATCGGCAAGAACTTCCTGGTGAAGGTGAACGCCAACATCGGGAACTCCGCCGTCACCTCCTCCATCGAGGAGGAGGTGGAGAAGATGCGCTGGGCGACCCGCTGGGGCGCCGACACCATCATGGACCTGTCGACCGGCAAGGACATCCACACCACCAGGGAGTGGGTGCTGCGCAACTCCCCGGTGCCGGTGGGCACGGTGCCGCTGTACCAGGCGCTGGAGAAGACCGGCGGCCGGGCGGAGGAGCTGAGCTGGGAGATCTTCCGCGACACGGTGATCGAACAGGCCGAGCAGGGCGTGGACTACATGACCGTGCACGCCGGGGTGCTGCTGCGGTACGTACCGCTGACGGCGCGCCGTACGACGGGGATCGTCTCGCGCGGCGGCTCGATCATGGCGGCGTGGTGCCTGGCGCACCACGAGGAGAGCTTCCTCTACACCCACTTCGCGGAACTGTGCGAGATCCTGCGGGCGTACGACATCACGTTCTCGCTCGGGGACGGGCTGCGGCCGGGTTCGATCGCGGACGCCAACGACGAGGCGCAGTTCGCGGAGCTGCGGACGCTGGGCGAGCTGAACCGGATCGCCAAGTCCCATGACGTGCAGACCATGATTGAGGGCCCCGGGCATGTCCCGATGCACAAGATCAAGGAGAACGTCGACCTGCAGCAGGAGATCTGCGGGGAGGCGCCGTTCTACACGCTCGGGCCGCTGACGACGGACATCGCGCCCGCGTACGACCACATCACGTCGGCGATCGGGGCGGCCATGATCGGATGGTGGGGCACGGCGATGCTGTGTTACGTGACGCCGAAGGAGCACCTGGGGCTGCCGGACCGGGACGACGTGAAGACCGGCGTGATCACGTACAAGATCGCGGCGCACGCGGCGGATCTGGCGAAGGGCCATCCCGGGGCGCAGCGGTGGGACGACGCGCTGTCGCAGGCGCGGTTCGAATTCCGCTGGGAGGACCAGTTCAATCTGGCGCTCGACCCGGACACGGCGCGGGCCTTCCACGACGAGACGCTGCCGGCCGAGCCGGCGAAGACGGCGCATTTCTGCTCGATGTGCGGGCCGAAATTCTGCTCGATGAAGATCTCGCACGACATCAGGGCCGAGATGGACCGTAAATCGGAGGAGTTCGCGCAGGCGGGGAACCGGGTGTACCTGCCGCTGGCGGAGACCGACGGGAGCTGA
- a CDS encoding YibE/F family protein yields MTDTHGHSHGHSHSHGPPPPVSAHLRRVIAAVLIPFAVAVAGGLLLLWPGGAPTAGDEHTGVGFDQQFEEAKVTGVEERDCAQLGVQVPRGVDGPCAQATIEVTTGPHTGRTFQEVVPPDATQKFHAGQKVIVAFAPNAPEELQYSVSDVDRKFPILLLAAVFAVAVVLVGRMRGLLALIGLVVSFGLLTLFILPAILHGSNPLLVAVVGGSAIMLVTLYLCHGVNARTSVAVLGTLISLVLIGLLGSLFTAWAHLSGNTDDQTGLIHALYPGIEIRGLLLAGILIGSLGVLDDVTVTQTSAVWELKAAEPDAGWLKLYRAGMRIGRDHIASVVNTLVLAYAGAALPLLLLFTVANASVGTVAFSELVSEEIVRTLVGSIGLVASVPVTTVLAALVVSADRPAGDGPGGGTAPTNRRRRRRKR; encoded by the coding sequence GTGACAGACACCCATGGACACAGCCACGGCCACAGCCACAGCCACGGGCCGCCGCCCCCGGTCTCGGCGCATCTGCGGCGGGTCATAGCGGCCGTCCTGATCCCGTTCGCGGTGGCGGTGGCGGGCGGTCTGCTCCTGCTGTGGCCCGGTGGCGCCCCCACCGCGGGCGACGAGCACACCGGCGTCGGCTTCGACCAGCAGTTCGAGGAGGCGAAGGTCACCGGCGTCGAGGAGCGGGACTGCGCCCAGCTCGGGGTGCAGGTCCCGCGCGGTGTGGACGGCCCGTGCGCCCAGGCCACCATCGAGGTGACCACCGGTCCGCACACCGGCCGGACCTTCCAGGAGGTGGTGCCCCCGGACGCCACCCAGAAGTTCCACGCCGGGCAGAAGGTGATCGTGGCGTTCGCGCCCAACGCCCCCGAGGAACTCCAGTACAGCGTCTCCGACGTCGACCGGAAGTTCCCCATCCTCCTGCTGGCCGCTGTCTTCGCCGTCGCGGTCGTCCTGGTGGGGCGGATGCGCGGGCTGCTGGCCCTGATCGGCCTGGTGGTCAGCTTCGGGCTGCTGACGCTGTTCATCCTCCCGGCCATCCTGCACGGCTCGAACCCGCTGCTGGTGGCGGTGGTCGGCGGCAGCGCCATCATGCTGGTGACGCTCTACCTGTGTCACGGCGTCAACGCCCGCACCTCGGTGGCGGTACTCGGCACGCTCATCTCGCTGGTGCTGATCGGCCTGCTGGGCTCGCTGTTCACCGCTTGGGCGCATCTGTCCGGCAACACCGACGACCAGACCGGCCTGATTCACGCCCTCTACCCCGGTATCGAGATCCGCGGGCTGCTGCTGGCCGGCATCCTCATCGGATCGCTGGGCGTCCTCGACGACGTCACCGTCACCCAGACCTCGGCGGTGTGGGAACTCAAGGCGGCCGAGCCGGACGCCGGCTGGCTCAAGCTCTACCGGGCGGGCATGCGCATCGGCCGCGACCACATCGCCTCGGTGGTCAACACCCTGGTGCTGGCGTACGCGGGAGCCGCGCTGCCCCTGCTGCTGCTGTTCACGGTGGCCAACGCGAGCGTGGGGACCGTGGCGTTCAGCGAGCTGGTGTCCGAGGAGATCGTACGGACCCTGGTCGGTTCGATCGGTCTGGTCGCCTCGGTACCCGTCACCACCGTGCTCGCGGCGCTGGTGGTGAGCGCCGACCGGCCCGCGGGGGACGGGCCGGGCGGCGGTACGGCTCCTACCAACCGCCGCCGGAGGAGGAGGAAGAGGTGA
- a CDS encoding DUF5326 family protein, translating to MKELFRSLPWWVRWVAIPAIVLVVFGGLITSVLTWLMSLMFKILVCAALIALLIFIVRKFTSSSSSGGGW from the coding sequence ATGAAAGAACTGTTCAGGTCACTGCCGTGGTGGGTGCGCTGGGTCGCCATCCCCGCCATCGTGCTGGTGGTCTTCGGCGGGCTGATCACCTCGGTGCTCACGTGGCTGATGAGTCTGATGTTCAAGATCCTGGTCTGCGCCGCACTCATCGCGCTGCTGATCTTCATCGTGCGGAAGTTCACCTCTTCCTCCTCCTCCGGCGGCGGTTGGTAG
- a CDS encoding cupin domain-containing protein: MKQFRLDQLEAERTAHNGAYLRFLRERTMSAGLYALNVGDTDSQGPQRQDVLNFVVSGHAEVTVGGETTRVARGSIVYVPAHTPCKFHHITEDLRVMVIFSPPEG, from the coding sequence ATGAAGCAATTCCGGCTGGATCAGCTGGAGGCGGAGCGAACCGCCCACAACGGCGCCTACCTGCGGTTTCTCCGTGAGCGCACCATGTCGGCCGGGCTGTACGCGCTCAATGTGGGTGACACGGATTCGCAGGGGCCGCAGCGGCAGGACGTGCTGAACTTCGTGGTGAGCGGTCATGCCGAGGTCACGGTGGGCGGGGAGACCACCCGGGTGGCGCGCGGCAGCATCGTCTACGTACCGGCGCACACCCCGTGCAAGTTCCACCACATCACGGAAGATCTGCGGGTGATGGTCATCTTCTCTCCGCCCGAAGGGTGA
- a CDS encoding phage holin family protein, whose amino-acid sequence MKSILFKFIANALALLVAVWLVSGITLGDGETTTGGKALTLVLVALIFGLVNLVVKPIVKILAFPLLVVTLGLFTLVINALMLMLTGWIAGDSFEVNGFGSAVLGGLIISIVSWAVNLVLDRD is encoded by the coding sequence ATGAAGAGCATCCTGTTCAAGTTCATCGCCAACGCCTTGGCGCTCCTGGTGGCGGTATGGCTGGTCAGCGGCATCACTCTCGGCGACGGGGAGACAACCACCGGTGGCAAGGCCCTCACCCTCGTCCTCGTCGCGCTGATCTTCGGCCTGGTCAACCTCGTCGTCAAGCCGATCGTGAAGATCCTGGCCTTTCCGCTGCTCGTCGTCACCCTGGGCCTGTTCACCCTGGTGATCAACGCGCTGATGCTGATGCTGACCGGCTGGATCGCCGGGGATTCCTTCGAGGTCAACGGCTTCGGATCAGCCGTGCTCGGCGGTCTGATCATCTCCATCGTGTCGTGGGCCGTCAATCTCGTCCTGGACCGGGACTGA
- a CDS encoding cystathionine gamma-lyase: MSHPPVTGPGDGTRAVHAGLPAPRPGKPALPGPVFAAHYHLPGDPADATYGYGRNANPTWTALETALAALESPDQEAHAVVFASGMAATSAVLFTQLRAGDTAVLPTDGYHGTSGLIPRLEAFGIRVTTVPTGGPRQYAALDGARLLWTESPSNPGLDVCDLAALADAAHAHGALLAVDNTLATPLGQRPLELGADFSMASGTKALSGHGDLLLGYVVTRDAQAAEALRGWRAAIGAIPGPMETWLAHRSLATLQLRVDRQASNALAVATALRARPEVTGLRHPGLPDDPAHALATRQMRRFGCVVSFTLPDRDTAERFLAALRIVDNATSFGGVRSTAERRARWGGDDVPEGFIRLSVGIEDAADLVADLTAALDHATG, encoded by the coding sequence ATGAGCCACCCCCCAGTCACCGGACCCGGCGACGGAACCCGCGCCGTCCACGCCGGCCTGCCCGCCCCGCGGCCCGGCAAGCCCGCGCTGCCGGGGCCGGTCTTCGCCGCCCACTACCACCTGCCGGGCGACCCGGCCGACGCCACCTACGGCTACGGCCGCAACGCCAACCCCACCTGGACCGCCCTCGAAACCGCCCTGGCCGCGCTGGAGTCGCCCGACCAGGAGGCGCACGCCGTCGTCTTCGCCTCCGGGATGGCCGCCACCTCCGCCGTGCTGTTCACCCAGCTGCGGGCCGGCGACACCGCCGTGCTGCCCACCGACGGCTACCACGGCACCTCGGGCCTGATCCCGCGCCTGGAGGCGTTCGGCATCCGCGTCACCACCGTGCCCACCGGCGGCCCGCGGCAGTACGCGGCGCTCGACGGCGCGCGGCTGCTGTGGACCGAGTCGCCCTCCAACCCGGGCCTCGACGTGTGCGACCTCGCCGCGCTCGCGGACGCCGCCCACGCGCACGGCGCGCTGCTCGCCGTCGACAACACCCTCGCCACCCCGCTCGGTCAGCGCCCCCTGGAACTCGGCGCGGACTTCTCCATGGCCAGCGGCACCAAGGCGCTCAGCGGCCACGGCGACCTGCTGCTCGGCTACGTGGTCACCCGCGACGCACAGGCCGCCGAGGCGCTGCGCGGCTGGCGGGCCGCCATCGGCGCCATCCCCGGCCCCATGGAGACCTGGCTGGCGCACCGCAGCCTGGCCACCCTCCAGCTGCGCGTGGACCGGCAGGCGAGCAACGCGCTGGCCGTCGCCACCGCGCTGCGCGCCCGCCCCGAGGTGACGGGACTGCGCCACCCCGGGCTCCCCGACGATCCGGCGCACGCCCTCGCCACCCGCCAGATGCGGCGCTTCGGCTGCGTGGTCTCCTTCACCCTCCCCGACCGTGACACGGCCGAACGCTTCCTCGCCGCCCTGCGCATCGTCGACAACGCCACCAGCTTCGGCGGCGTACGGTCCACCGCCGAGCGGCGGGCCCGCTGGGGCGGCGACGACGTCCCCGAGGGCTTCATCCGGCTGTCGGTGGGCATCGAGGACGCCGCGGACCTGGTGGCCGATCTGACGGCGGCCCTGGACCACGCCACCGGCTGA
- a CDS encoding NUDIX hydrolase, translating into MTDARPVVKRTARAILLTADDTELIVIKRTKPGQPPYWITPGGGVESSDATVLDALHREVFEELGAKITDVVPAFVDTVPHLPDPGKTTTPGLKVQHFFVCRLASMDPALRHGPEVTDPCGRYEIVRLPFTPQGLAAVNLVPATLLAYLTRNIAGMRALLARDLG; encoded by the coding sequence ATGACCGATGCACGGCCTGTGGTCAAACGCACCGCCCGCGCCATCCTCCTGACCGCGGACGACACCGAGCTGATCGTGATCAAGCGCACCAAGCCGGGGCAGCCGCCGTACTGGATCACCCCGGGCGGTGGCGTCGAGTCCTCCGACGCCACCGTGCTCGACGCCCTGCACCGCGAGGTGTTCGAGGAACTCGGCGCCAAGATCACCGATGTGGTGCCCGCGTTCGTCGACACCGTTCCGCACCTGCCCGATCCGGGGAAGACCACCACGCCGGGGCTGAAGGTGCAGCACTTCTTCGTCTGCCGGCTGGCCTCCATGGACCCGGCACTGCGGCACGGACCCGAAGTGACCGATCCGTGCGGCCGGTACGAGATCGTCCGGCTGCCGTTCACCCCGCAAGGGCTCGCCGCCGTCAACCTCGTCCCGGCGACCCTGCTGGCCTATCTCACCCGCAACATCGCCGGAATGCGGGCACTCCTCGCCCGCGACCTGGGCTGA
- a CDS encoding pyridoxamine 5'-phosphate oxidase family protein yields MNHGDDGARLPGSDGEHELQRQLGSEHRADRFYEEQLLDHLNERMREFVARAEMFFLATADRHGECDSTFRAGPAGFIHVLDHRAVAYPEYRGNGVHASMGNITENPHAGMLLMDFDRARIGLHINGRATIVPDAELRALHPELPRDTAPGRRAELWVRVDVEEAYIHCAKHIPHLVKAPKRTARAWGSDDYRRKGGDFFGAARQAREARGAAEPRGAGADPGTGPGAPASVPAAPATAAPVPPPAPVPPPATGPVPPAVPLPLPAAVPPPFVPADSELPLPPPSVPVPPPRPHDWQEAAERALAEAERRAPQDPGAGWFG; encoded by the coding sequence ATGAATCACGGGGATGACGGCGCGCGCCTGCCCGGCAGCGACGGAGAGCACGAACTGCAGCGGCAGCTCGGCAGCGAACACCGGGCCGACCGGTTCTACGAGGAGCAACTCCTCGATCATCTCAATGAGCGGATGCGGGAGTTCGTGGCCAGGGCGGAGATGTTCTTCCTGGCCACCGCCGACCGGCACGGTGAGTGCGACAGCACCTTCCGGGCCGGGCCGGCCGGGTTCATCCACGTACTGGACCACCGGGCGGTGGCCTACCCGGAGTACCGGGGCAACGGGGTGCACGCCTCGATGGGCAACATCACCGAGAACCCGCACGCCGGAATGCTGCTGATGGACTTCGACCGGGCGCGGATCGGGCTGCACATCAACGGGCGGGCCACGATCGTGCCGGACGCCGAACTGCGGGCGCTGCACCCGGAACTGCCCCGCGACACGGCACCGGGGCGGCGGGCGGAGCTGTGGGTGCGGGTGGACGTGGAGGAGGCGTACATCCACTGCGCCAAGCACATCCCGCACCTGGTGAAGGCGCCCAAGCGCACGGCGCGGGCCTGGGGGAGCGACGACTACCGGCGCAAGGGCGGCGATTTCTTCGGGGCCGCCCGGCAGGCGCGCGAGGCCCGCGGGGCGGCGGAGCCCAGGGGGGCCGGGGCGGACCCGGGTACGGGGCCGGGCGCGCCGGCGTCCGTACCGGCGGCGCCCGCCACTGCCGCGCCCGTACCGCCACCGGCACCCGTACCGCCGCCCGCCACCGGTCCCGTCCCTCCTGCTGTGCCGCTGCCGCTGCCCGCCGCCGTACCGCCGCCGTTCGTCCCGGCGGATTCCGAACTGCCGCTGCCGCCGCCCTCGGTGCCCGTCCCGCCGCCACGCCCCCACGACTGGCAGGAAGCGGCCGAACGCGCGCTGGCCGAGGCTGAGCGGCGCGCCCCGCAGGACCCGGGCGCGGGCTGGTTCGGCTAG